One genomic window of Acidovorax radicis includes the following:
- a CDS encoding DUF3149 domain-containing protein yields the protein MKLLHDLFTTPYGLMSIIGIGFMLCMAGFFLRMFLGKMGAPQSPEPGKSVPTGGSKTLPPSR from the coding sequence ATGAAACTGCTGCACGACCTTTTCACCACCCCCTATGGCTTGATGAGCATCATCGGCATTGGCTTCATGCTGTGTATGGCGGGGTTCTTTTTGCGCATGTTCCTGGGCAAGATGGGCGCGCCACAATCTCCCGAACCCGGTAAAAGTGTGCCGACTGGCGGCAGCAAAACCCTGCCACCCTCGCGCTGA
- a CDS encoding DUF2721 domain-containing protein codes for MALPLDTSVITHGIQLAVAPVFLLTAVSGMIGAVAGRLARIIDRARLVEDRARANRDPDFLSRAYSELAELRLRGRLANGCIGLLTFCAFLIGITIILLFLGETTDFQSSRFAVSGFLAGVVSFLLALVCFLTETLLATRLLDFHMLQDEVEGKQ; via the coding sequence ATGGCATTGCCTCTTGATACATCCGTCATCACCCATGGCATTCAGCTTGCGGTGGCGCCCGTGTTTTTGCTCACCGCCGTGTCCGGAATGATTGGAGCCGTGGCCGGGCGGCTGGCGCGCATCATCGATCGGGCGCGGTTGGTGGAAGACCGCGCGCGCGCCAACCGAGACCCTGACTTTCTGTCCCGCGCTTACAGTGAGCTGGCCGAGCTGCGGTTGCGTGGTCGTCTTGCCAATGGATGCATCGGGTTGCTGACGTTCTGCGCGTTTCTGATCGGAATCACCATCATCTTGCTGTTTCTGGGGGAAACCACCGACTTCCAGTCCAGCCGGTTCGCCGTGAGCGGTTTTCTGGCAGGGGTGGTGTCGTTTCTTTTGGCGCTGGTGTGTTTTTTGACCGAGACCCTGCTGGCGACCCGCCTGCTCGACTTTCACATGCTGCAAGATGAAGTGGAGGGCAAGCAATGA
- the serB gene encoding phosphoserine phosphatase SerB: MTHATEFAPGLVIQGIAPQLLLSSYKLIAFDMDSTLINIECVDEIADAAGRKAEVAAITEAAMQGLITDYKESLRQRVALLKGVTVQHMEHVFSERLRFNPGARELITAAKAAGLTTLLVSGGFTFFANRVKAGLGIDFARSNQLEIDNGQLTGRMVEQAWGDICDGAEKRRTLLEVASLMGIAPTQAIAVGDGANDLPMMGAAGLSVAYHAKPAVRAQANVAINLGGLDRLLEVLR; encoded by the coding sequence ATGACCCACGCTACTGAATTCGCCCCTGGCCTTGTCATTCAAGGCATTGCGCCGCAGCTGCTCCTGTCCAGCTACAAACTCATTGCCTTTGACATGGACTCCACCCTCATCAACATCGAGTGTGTGGACGAGATCGCCGACGCGGCAGGCCGCAAGGCCGAGGTGGCAGCCATCACCGAGGCCGCGATGCAGGGCCTCATCACCGATTACAAGGAGAGCCTGCGCCAGCGCGTGGCCCTCCTCAAAGGTGTGACGGTGCAGCACATGGAGCACGTGTTTTCCGAACGCCTGCGCTTTAACCCCGGTGCCAGAGAACTGATCACCGCCGCCAAGGCCGCAGGCCTGACCACGCTGCTGGTGTCGGGGGGTTTCACTTTCTTTGCCAACCGCGTGAAGGCCGGGCTAGGCATCGACTTTGCCCGCTCCAACCAGCTGGAGATCGACAACGGCCAACTCACGGGGCGCATGGTGGAACAAGCCTGGGGCGACATCTGTGACGGTGCGGAAAAACGCCGCACGTTACTGGAAGTCGCCTCGCTCATGGGCATAGCCCCCACACAGGCCATTGCGGTGGGCGACGGCGCCAACGATCTGCCCATGATGGGCGCTGCGGGCCTCTCGGTGGCGTACCACGCCAAACCCGCCGTGCGGGCGCAGGCCAATGTGGCCATCAACCTGGGCGGGCTCGACCGGCTGCTGGAAGTGCTGCGCTGA
- a CDS encoding DUF3820 family protein has product MDPEKLQRLVTMQMPYGKYKGTVLADLPGNYLHWFAREGFPKGELGQLLALMREIDHNGLSDLLTPLRRR; this is encoded by the coding sequence ATCGACCCTGAAAAGCTGCAACGCCTGGTGACCATGCAGATGCCCTATGGCAAATACAAGGGCACGGTGCTGGCCGACCTCCCTGGCAATTACCTGCACTGGTTTGCGCGTGAGGGGTTTCCCAAAGGCGAGCTGGGTCAGTTGCTCGCGCTGATGCGTGAGATCGACCACAACGGCTTGTCGGATCTGCTCACACCGTTGCGCCGCCGGTGA
- the ytfE gene encoding iron-sulfur cluster repair protein YtfE, translated as MNARVDTLQTAQPILSADQQIGQIAVQLPGATAVFRRLKLDFCCGGQVSLSKAAAEKGLDPNAVLAELSALQRSDAVPEAASPSTLIDHIVARYHDVHRAQLPELIRMARRVEAVHRENPEVPAGLADLLEEMNEELQSHMLKEEQVLFPMLKAGGNPMVGQPIGMMRSEHVDHGEALDKLNELTNDATPPLGACNTWRALYAGIGQLSDDLINHIHLENNVLFPQFEASAAPAQGCGSSGCGCS; from the coding sequence ATGAACGCACGCGTCGACACACTGCAAACCGCCCAACCAATCCTCAGCGCCGACCAGCAAATCGGTCAGATTGCGGTGCAACTTCCAGGTGCTACGGCGGTGTTCCGGCGCCTGAAGCTGGATTTCTGCTGCGGCGGCCAGGTCAGCCTGTCCAAGGCCGCTGCGGAAAAGGGCCTGGACCCCAACGCCGTGCTGGCCGAGTTGTCAGCACTGCAACGCAGCGATGCCGTGCCAGAGGCCGCATCCCCCAGCACCTTGATTGACCATATCGTGGCCCGCTACCACGACGTCCATCGCGCACAGTTGCCTGAACTGATCCGCATGGCGCGCCGTGTAGAAGCCGTGCACCGCGAAAACCCCGAGGTCCCGGCCGGCTTGGCGGATCTGCTGGAAGAAATGAACGAAGAGCTGCAATCGCACATGCTCAAGGAGGAGCAAGTGCTGTTCCCGATGCTCAAGGCCGGCGGCAACCCCATGGTGGGCCAACCCATCGGCATGATGCGGTCCGAGCACGTGGACCACGGTGAAGCGCTGGACAAGCTCAACGAACTCACCAACGACGCCACCCCGCCGCTGGGCGCCTGCAACACGTGGCGCGCGCTGTATGCCGGTATTGGTCAACTGAGCGATGACCTCATCAACCACATTCACCTCGAAAACAACGTGTTGTTTCCACAATTCGAGGCCAGCGCGGCCCCTGCACAAGGTTGCGGTTCGTCAGGCTGCGGCTGCAGCTGA
- a CDS encoding translation initiation factor Sui1, translated as MKSFADLGGLVYSTDAGRMCPGCREPVAQCTCKRNKALPTGDGIVRVSRETKGRGGKAVTLVKGVLVDEAALEQLGKQLKAACGSGGTVKDGVIEVQGDHVERVVAAMQKLGHKVKRAGG; from the coding sequence ATGAAATCGTTCGCAGACCTGGGCGGGCTTGTCTATTCGACGGACGCGGGCCGCATGTGCCCCGGCTGCCGCGAGCCCGTGGCGCAATGCACCTGCAAGCGCAACAAAGCCCTGCCAACGGGCGACGGCATCGTGCGCGTCTCGCGCGAGACCAAGGGGCGCGGCGGCAAGGCCGTGACGCTGGTCAAAGGCGTGCTGGTGGACGAAGCCGCGCTGGAGCAACTGGGCAAGCAGCTCAAAGCGGCTTGTGGCAGCGGCGGTACGGTGAAGGACGGCGTGATTGAAGTGCAGGGCGACCACGTCGAACGCGTGGTGGCAGCGATGCAAAAGCTGGGCCATAAGGTCAAGCGCGCTGGCGGCTGA
- a CDS encoding group III truncated hemoglobin, translating to MNPESTTPEPAAAPTLESITALVHGFYADVRQDALLGPVFEQALHGRWDAHLQRLVDFWSTVALGTRSFRGNVFGKHMALEGVTPAHFAAWVGLWQKHTQQLFAPDVARELQLAAHGIARNLFRGYFGSDPGFLEQRPDAHHAPATQA from the coding sequence ATGAACCCGGAATCAACAACGCCCGAACCGGCTGCCGCGCCCACCTTGGAGTCCATCACCGCACTGGTGCATGGTTTTTATGCCGACGTGCGCCAGGACGCTTTGTTGGGGCCGGTGTTTGAACAGGCATTGCACGGCCGGTGGGACGCCCACCTGCAACGGCTGGTGGACTTCTGGAGCACGGTGGCGCTCGGCACGCGCAGTTTTCGCGGCAACGTTTTCGGCAAACACATGGCGCTGGAAGGCGTCACCCCCGCCCACTTTGCGGCGTGGGTGGGGCTGTGGCAAAAACACACCCAACAGTTGTTTGCGCCCGATGTGGCGCGCGAGTTGCAGTTGGCGGCCCATGGCATTGCGCGCAACCTGTTTCGCGGCTATTTCGGCAGCGACCCGGGGTTTTTAGAACAACGACCTGACGCCCACCACGCGCCCGCCACCCAAGCGTGA
- a CDS encoding RrF2 family transcriptional regulator — protein sequence MRLTQWTDYTLRVLMYCASTQGRVQPVTITEVAELYGISRSHLMKIVQQLSAQGLLETTRGRGGGMRLMRPASSINIGAVVRSTETDFNLVECFDPLTNQCCLSDHCRLKGVLSQAIQAYLAVLDAVTLADLVAPASPLVGGGLVSIVAPPISRSASRSTNLNL from the coding sequence ATGCGGCTGACACAGTGGACCGACTACACCTTGCGCGTGCTGATGTATTGCGCGAGCACGCAAGGCCGGGTGCAGCCGGTCACGATCACGGAGGTGGCAGAGCTGTATGGCATTTCTCGCAGCCACCTGATGAAAATCGTGCAGCAGCTATCGGCGCAAGGGTTGCTCGAAACCACGCGCGGGCGGGGCGGCGGCATGCGCCTGATGCGGCCGGCATCCAGCATCAACATAGGGGCAGTGGTGCGCTCCACAGAAACCGATTTCAACCTGGTCGAGTGTTTTGACCCGTTGACCAACCAGTGTTGCCTGAGCGACCACTGCCGCCTCAAAGGGGTGTTGAGCCAGGCGATTCAGGCCTATTTGGCGGTGCTTGATGCGGTGACCCTGGCTGACCTGGTCGCGCCAGCGTCGCCATTGGTGGGGGGTGGGCTGGTGTCTATTGTTGCGCCCCCGATCAGTCGCAGCGCCAGTCGATCTACCAATTTGAATTTATAA